One window of the Zygotorulaspora mrakii chromosome 6, complete sequence genome contains the following:
- the GUT2 gene encoding glycerol-3-phosphate dehydrogenase (similar to Saccharomyces cerevisiae GUT2 (YIL155C); ancestral locus Anc_5.711), translated as MFARSGRSILPRMAALGAVSAGAGYLGLQCYNNSKRESQFDGVWNDVSVSSLVERPNISLPTRTDLLSKLSKTDEFDVLIIGGGATGTGCAVDASTRGLNVALVEMNDFASGTSSKSTKMAHGGVRYLEKAFWELSKAQLDLVIEALNERGHMLNTAPHLCKILPIMIPVYNYWQIPYYYVGCKMYDLFAGSQNLKSSYLLSRGQAADIAPMLDPSKLKAGLVYHDGSFNDSRMNAALAITAVENGATVLNYMEVKKLIKDEKNGKVSGALVMNRESGEIFKVKAKVTVNATGPFSDRFLQMDKNPDGLPDPLKENPNATVATKVAVSNPHMVVPSSGVHIVLPSFYCPKTMGLLDVKTSDGRVMFFLPWQGKVLAGTTDIPMKQIPENPTATEADIQDILKELQHYIKFPVKRDDVLSAWAGIRPLVLDPRKTKGKSGGSTQGLVRSHLVFTTDNGMVTIAGGKWTTYREMAEETINEVVKVGKFHVKPCITRKLKLAGAEHWDPNLPALLAQKYHLSQIMSQHLAENYGTRAPLICEMFKEDEKYQLPVAFGGKENISVSDINFDSFRYPFTVGELKYSMKYEYARTALDFLMRRTRFAFLDARQALNAVEGTVNIMGDELNWDSKRRKSEISEATEFIKTFGV; from the coding sequence ATGTTTGCGCGTTCCGGGAGATCGATATTGCCCAGGATGGCAGCCCTAGGGGCCGTTTCGGCGGGTGCAGGGTACTTGGGCTTGCAGTGctacaacaacagcaagcGCGAGAGCCAGTTTGACGGGGTGTGGAACGACGTTTCTGTGTCGTCGTTGGTGGAGCGTCCGAACATTTCGTTGCCCACCAGGACAGATTTGCTCTCCAAGCTGTCGAAGACAGATGAGTTCGATGTTTTGATCATTGGCGGCGGCGCAACCGGTACCGGTTGCGCCGTCGATGCCTCCACAAGAGGTCTCAATGTGGCACTGGTGGAGATGAACGATTTTGCTTCGGGgacatcttcaaaatccaCAAAGATGGCGCATGGTGGTGTGAGGTACCTTGAGAAGGCTTTTTGGGAGCTATCGAAGGCGCAATTGGATCTGGTTATTGAAGCGCTGAACGAAAGAGGACACATGTTGAATACGGCTCCGCATCTATGTAAAATTTTGCCTATCATGATTCCGGTTTACAACTACTGGCAAATCCCGTATTATTATGTCGGTTGTAAAATGTACGATTTATTCGCAGGCTcgcaaaatttgaaaagctctTACCTTCTAAGCAGGGGCCAAGCTGCAGACATTGCACCTATGCTTGATCCGTCTAAATTGAAGGCAGGTTTGGTGTACCATGATGGTTCATTCAACGATTCAAGGATGAACGCAGCACTGGCAATCACGGCTGTTGAAAACGGTGCAACAGTGCTAAATTATATGGaagtcaaaaaattgattaaagatgaaaaaaatggaaaagttaGTGGTGCACTAGTCATGAATCGCGAATCTGGCGAAATTTTCAAGGTGAAGGCAAAGGTTACTGTAAATGCCACAGGTCCATTCAGCGATCGTTTTTTGCAAATGGATAAGAACCCTGACGGTTTACCTGATCCATTGAAGGAAAATCCCAATGCAACCGTTGCAACTAAAGTGGCAGTATCAAATCCTCACATGGTAGTACCTTCTTCGGGTGTTCATATTGTTTTACCATCATTTTATTGTCCGAAGACAATGGGTTTATTAGATGTTAAAACTTCTGATGGAAGAGTGATGTTCTTTCTGCCATGGCAAGGTAAAGTGCTTGCAGGTACTACAGATATACCAATGAAACAGATTCCAGAAAATCCAACAGCAACGGAAGCTGACATCCAGGatatattgaaagagtTACAGCACTATATCAAATTTCCTGTTAAAAGAGATGATGTTCTAAGTGCTTGGGCAGGTATCAGACCACTCGTTCTTGATCCAAGGAAGACAAAAGGAAAATCGGGAGGATCAACTCAAGGTTTAGTTAGATCACATCTTGTTTTTACTACAGATAACGGAATGGTTACTATTGCAGGTGGTAAATGGACGACATATAGAGAAATGGCAGAGGAAACTATCAATGAAGTTGTTAAAGTTGGAAAATTCCATGTTAAACCTTGCATAACAAGAAAATTAAAATTAGCAGGTGCAGAACATTGGGATCCAAATTTACCTGCTTTATTGGCACAAAAGTACCATTTATCTCAGATTATGTCACAGCATTTAGCAGAGAATTATGGTACACGAGCACCTTTAATTTGCGAAATgttcaaagaagatgaaaagtatcaatTACCAGTTGCATTTggtggaaaagaaaatatttcagtCTCAGATATCAACTTTGACTCATTTCGTTATCCATTTACTGTCGGAGAATTAAAGTACTCCATGAAATATGAGTATGCACGAACTGCATTAGATTTCTTAATGAGAAGAACGAGATTTGCATTCTTAGATGCTAGGCAAGCTTTAAATGCCGTCGAAGGTACTGTTAATATAATGGGAGATGAATTGAATTGGGattccaaaagaagaaaatcagAAATTTCTGAAGCTACCGAATTTATTAAGACATTTGGTGTTTAA
- the UBP7 gene encoding ubiquitin-specific protease UBP7 (similar to Saccharomyces cerevisiae UBP7 (YIL156W) and UBP11 (YKR098C); ancestral locus Anc_5.712), translating to MSSKQDNELSFTPEYSSQLLRCIEGVYDEDIKHYYTHLKLEKLIDLLEHTEYLFESYTKFLHDRKDQDALTVFIIGCFYLYLIMPQSIQFQTRNKSYSIYNELKKMYENQVNMTNVLLMVKDEVDSILEGNARELNEVERRITRKRAYSVPDQHLAAHLTNLALTEQAPPLPDTSAGTVNDTGEESYSGKSWNSSYIEDNEDSPVWTAPSLEPNDQLKLALDTNVVYPSEFGDAPANVVDLVKVSTLKNNPKVSGRGRQGSMPIKQTVYPIYEDRSLGSKIEEHGPVVENNIWESNVDRLNTHRKDSYHSVYMFDEDLEADNPLHVSSNGYIDNLQRLQKQSIITAPELFSILSSPEQRSRLLLIDLRISKRSRVNHIVAPNTIKIDPKNLWDPPTKVPLSDPSALDNLIPDRIFTERSSFDYIVYYTDMKTYMNTGYDYLFTLFYLLTTSQNVTLKTSPTYLLGGWEKWKKVLNKYSSEYNINMDDYMYRPYGEAQNNHLASAHKQVPAPPSWNPPEVPMRIRKRPPPPPPISNPNTTNVPPPVPPKISIEQSVTPQVGETIADVAEALHVAKPASDTLHTRPDRHNISQERATKLERSFSIPTIEKSPNTYVALSITGLRNLGNTCYINSMLQCLFATPLFRDMFLSSKYENFFNPKFKNEPRLSKSFNDLFKKMYINGGCSVVPTAFLKNVNYLRPDMRIPDDQQDTQEFLMVVLDRLHDELSNQVEVAGEYPDLLLYDENKLEVKNDEYRNWFEKTVIGNGLSPIDHIFQGQMENVLDCQRCGNTSQSYSTFYILSLAIPKPSTSTFSRSKRVKLEDCINLFTSDEVLSGENAWDCPKCGSSINDHGHLESKKSKKKKWAELPNSGHSKSKFFSLNSKSSRSKSPFGRFTPKSTSENWKSKKLLTVKTMNFITLPPVLVIHLSRFYYDLTKKNNTIITYPLVLNIVPKNNQVVKYRLYAVVNHSGNLISGHYTSLVNKDPRHNLHKDGQKWYYFDDEVVKEERNHGNLDEGIIKVSSSDVYVIFYERINT from the coding sequence ATGTCGTCGAAACAGGATAATGAATTGTCGTTTACGCCGGAGTACTCTAGTCAGCTACTGCGATGTATTGAAGGTGTTTACGATGAGGATATCAAGCATTATTACACCCATTTGAAACTGGAAAAGCTGATAGATCTGCTTGAACATACTGAATATTTGTTCGAGTCATACACAAAGTTTTTGCATGATCGAAAGGATCAGGACGCTCTTACAGTGTTTATCATTGGGTGCTTTTATTTGTACCTTATAATGCCTCAGTCTATTCAGTTCCAAACAAGGAATAAGTCCTACAGCATATAcaatgaattgaagaaaatgtaCGAGAATCAAGTAAACATGACGAACGTGCTACTTATGGTGAAGGATGAAGTAGATTCGATTCTAGAAGGAAATGCCCGAGAGTTGAATGAAGTTGAACGAAGAATAACAAGAAAAAGGGCATATTCAGTACCGGATCAGCATTTAGCAGCACACCTTACAAACTTGGCTCTTACTGAACAGGCTCCCCCATTACCAGATACATCTGCTGGTACAGTAAATGATACGGGAGAGGAGTCTTATAGTGGCAAGAGTTGGAACTCTTCGTACATCGAGGATAACGAAGATTCTCCTGTGTGGACAGCTCCGTCACTCGAGCCCAATGACCAGCTGAAATTGGCCCTAGACACAAATGTGGTTTATCCGAGTGAATTCGGGGACGCACCAGCAAATGTTGTTGATCTGGTGAAAGTGTCAACTCTAAAAAATAATCCAAAAGTTTCTGGCAGAGGAAGACAGGGTAGCATGCCAATAAAGCAAACTGTTTATCCCATCTATGAGGATAGATCACTTGGAAGTAAAATTGAAGAGCACGGACCTGTAGTAGAAAATAATATATGGGAGTCCAACGTGGATAGATTGAACACGCACAGAAAGGATTCTTATCATTCCGTTTACATGTTTGACGAGGATTTGGAAGCTGACAATCCACTGCATGTGTCTTCTAATGGATATATTGATAACTTACAGAGACTGCAGAAGCAAAGTATTATCACCGCACCAGAGCTCTTCTCCATTTTATCTAGCCCTGAGCAGCGCTCCAGACTTTTATTAATAGATTTGAGAATATCGAAGCGATCTAGGGTGAACCACATAGTCGCGCCAAATACCATAAAGATAGACCCAAAGAACTTATGGGACCCACCTACGAAAGTTCCTCTTTCTGATCCGAGTGCTTTAGACAATCTCATACCTGACCGAATTTTTACAGAAAGATCATCATTCGATTATATTGTGTACTATACCGATATGAAAACCTACATGAATACGGGATATGATTACCTATTCACCTTATTTTACTTATTAACTACATCACAAAACGTTACTCTAAAAACTTCACCTACTTACCTGCTTGGCGGTTGGGAGAAGTGGAAGAAAGTTCTTAATAAATATTCGTCAGAATATAACATTAACATGGATGATTACATGTATCGACCATACGGGGAAGCACAGAACAACCACCTTGCATCAGCTCATAAACAGGTCCCTGCACCACCCTCATGGAACCCCCCTGAGGTGCCGATGCGTATAAGAAAACGTCCACCACCACCTCCACCTATAAGCAATCCCAATACTACCAATGTGCCACCCCCTGTCCCTCCAAAGATTAGCATAGAGCAGTCTGTCACTCCCCAGGTTGGAGAGACCATAGCGGATGTTGCAGAAGCCCTTCACGTTGCAAAACCGGCAAGTGATACGCTCCACACCAGACCTGATCGCCACAATATATCTCAAGAAAGAGCCACAAAACTTGAgagaagtttttcaattccaaCAATCGAAAAGAGTCCAAATACTTATGTAGCACTGTCGATTACAGGTTTAAGGAATTTAGGTAACACATGTTACATTAACAGCATGTTGCAGTGTTTGTTTGCTACTCCTTTGTTCAGAGATATGTTTTTGTCATCTAAGTatgagaattttttcaacccCAAGTTTAAAAATGAACCGAGGCTttcgaaatctttcaatgatctcttcaagaaaatgtATATTAATGGTGGTTGCTCAGTTGTCCCAACGgcatttttaaaaaatgtaaattaTTTGAGACCCGATATGAGAATACCAGATGATCAACAGGATACACAAGAATTCTTAATGGTGGTTTTAGATCGACTTCACGATGAACTTTCAAATCAAGTTGAGGTGGCAGGAGAGTACCCTGATTTGCTTTTAtacgatgaaaataaactggaggtcaaaaatgatgaatatcGAAATTGGTTTGAGAAGACAGTTATTGGTAACGGACTTTCACCCATTgaccatatttttcaggGCCAAATGGAAAATGTTTTGGACTGTCAAAGATGTGGAAATACTTCACAAAGCTACTCTACATTCTACATTCTGTCTTTAGCAATACCAAAGCCATCCACTTCAACCTTTTCCAGGTCAAAAAGAGTGAAGCTTGAAGATTGTATCAACCTATTTACGAGTGACGAAGTCTTATCAGGCGAGAATGCATGGGACTGTCCAAAATGTGGCTCAAGCATTAATGATCATGGTCATCTAGaatccaaaaaatccaaaaagaaaaagtggGCCGAATTGCCTAATAGCGGCCACTCTAAAAGtaaatttttctctctcAATTCTAAAAGTTCTCGATCGAAATCACCTTTTGGTAGATTTACACCAAAAAGTACCAGCGAAAATTGGAAATCGAAAAAGCTTTTAACTgtgaaaacaatgaatTTTATAACACTACCACCGGTTTTGGTTATTCATTTATCCCGTTTCTACTATGATTTAACtaagaaaaataatactATTATCACGTATCCACTGGTTTTAAACATAGTTCCAAAGAATAATCAAGTTGTCAAATACCGATTGTATGCCGTTGTAAATCATTCTGGTAATTTGATAAGCGGTCATTATACATCTTTAGTCAACAAAGACCCAAGGCATAATCTACACAAAGATGGTCAAAAATGGtattattttgatgatgaagtggtaaaagaagaaagaaacCATGGAAATCTTGATGAGGGAATCATTAAGGTATCAAGTAGTGATGTTTATGTCATATTTTATGAACGTATTAATACTTGA